Below is a genomic region from Miscanthus floridulus cultivar M001 chromosome 1, ASM1932011v1, whole genome shotgun sequence.
ACAAGCAAGCCCTCgtgctgctgcttgttcttctttttaatgggacggttggaggcgccctcgccggtgtcctcgtcccgcttcgccttgcctttgaggtggtcaAAGATCGTTCCGACCGCTTCCTCGCCTGAGGcgtggctagtggtgatgtcaaggagttccttggtggttcgcgagCCCTTACGTCcaagcttatgaaccaaggactcgcaggtggtctaagacaagaaagctcctataacatcggcgttggcgacgttaggcagctcattgcactaccgagagaagcgccAGATATACCCATGGAGGGTCTCTCCAGCCTTCTACCagtagttcttgagatcccatgggttcccaggacgcttgtacatgccctagaagttcctcacaaagatctctttcaggtccgcccaattttggattctgttgggcggaaggtaTTCCAACCATGTCCACAccgaatcagccaggaacaatggaaggttgcggataatgaaatcatcattatctgccccactggcttggtaggcaagccgataatcctcgagccatagtctatggttcgtttccctagagtattttaggatgttggttggtggttggtGCCTTTGCAGGAAGgcgacattgaggatgtgtcggccgaaggcttAAGGTCCCGATAGATCAGGGCttaggcttcggtcctcaccgctgtcatagcgtccgcaACGtcaagggtggtagccatggctggcCCCTCCCCCGTATCACCGTGGGTATGcctgcgggcgtcgagggtgtcgcgtgCGTCACGGTTGTGGCCGAGGCGCTCATGCACCAAAACCATGATGTGTGGCCTGCCATCTTGcggcgcctggtggactgatgtgtCCTTATTAGGTCACtctgagggcgcgcgctggctggcgTTGAGCTCACATAACCGAGACAgcaagctctcggcctgctgtgccgccgcgcgctcgagcagcgtgtgaaTCTCGTGATGGGCCCGGCGTTCATTGGGCATCATGGCCCTTGGAAGCACACGGAGCAAGGCTgccacagcagcgatgttctagcccACCTAGGTGAAgtatgggagggcttcatcgccctcgatgatcctctagttctCGATCAAGCTCtgtgcattcctgctcgagctagagtcatgcttctcgAGCTCTCGGTACTGGGCATTCAGCTGCTTCACCCGTAGGTGGGGTAGGGCCCCTGCATCTCCCTCAACATCATCATCGAGGTCTTCCGTTGGGATAGCCTCCTCCTCgcggatgctttcgacgtgtccttcagaggtacctgccatgaagcattcacgagaggggtgatggcttcccctgctggagtcagagcctgAGGGCGACTCTGACTCCTCTGCGGGGAGGTCGTGGACAGACTCTATGATGTATTCAGCCACCCCCACGAACTCATCGTTCATGGGGGTTGAAGGCGTGTGTTGCGCCCTAGGGTGGCCAATGGTCGCTacggcattgcggagaccgaacgagagcgttgtcggggcgctccggatgaggtatgcCAAAGAGAGCGGCTTCCCTCCGGCAAGCTATGCCATGACGTTAgcaaatgagaaggtgaggtggcataggtcTTCTTGGGACAaacggggtcccaggaaggcaccGAGATGGCGCTCCAACCTCCCGTAGTCAAAGTTGAGGAGCTAGTTGCTCCTAGGGGTGTGGGCCTCCGGTgcatgcagctgtagctcctcaagcgcctcggcgattgTGTCGAGGTTAGCGGAGGGGAGAGGTCGGACAGCGGCCGGAGCCATCACCAACTCTCCCTctatcgtgacgatgaagtccaggtcctcgAAGTCCACGTTGTgattagccatctgaggcctggtgtggatgtcgagacgcacaaatggcccctacctggcacgccaactgttggtgttttgagtaaacaccaacaagtaaatttctaatattgtgcgtctggctcggatggtgtgctaagaggacacgaggtttatactggttaaagcagaatatccctacgtctagtttgttgctgctgctcgtgttactagcactaaaagttcatagtaggggttacaaacggtcgagagagggacatgtcccatgtctctggtggaaagaatgaatgggtgccgagagctcgatcGTTGCTCGGCTATATGTTCAAGGTTTGATGCTAGTACTTTTGATCTAATGTGGTGCGATGCATTCTTGTGTCCCttaatgggacgccctgctttcccttttataggccaagggaaagcacgggttacaacgggagaaaagaggagaacgagagggagaggaagtcatTCAGAGTCGtcgggcctttcttttcctttgtgtGGGCCCCGCTGACACGACAAGTggtgacagggatagctccatgccaGGAGCCTATCTgccgatgatgccatgccctggcgtTGTCAGCGGGTCGTGACGTCCCACTCCGCCCTAGTGGGCGGCACGGCAAACCCGTGCTGATCAGCGGCCGtatagggagtaggcagcatagtgaccacgcgtccgtcACTATGGGCGATGTGTGTTCCCTGGAATGACATGTCGCGGGGACGGGTCATGTTGAGACATGACCGCTCCCTGCACGCtaccagaagtttgaccttgggttgtactttctggcccgtagtgaTTAGCGATGGCGTGAGCTTCCGTTAGGCGCCGTgcctgagggatcgggcgaggcgaagccagccctcatacgtcgggcgaggcggagcccgccctcgggtgtcgggcgaggtggagcctgcggcctcggtgtcggacgaggcggagcgcatccctagaggtcgggcgaggcgatgtccgcggcctcggtgtcgagcgaggcggagcccgtccccAGAGGTCTGGCAAGGCGAATCGCACGCCTGctggttgggcgagacagagcccgcccttagaggtcgggcgaggcagaggcctgcccccagaggtcgggcgaggccatgtccgtggcctcggtgtcagttggagctgtagtcgcacaTTTGACTGCCTGGATGGATTAACGTATAACGACCATTAGCccttcctcttcgggtaccctagtattagtcccCGACACCAGGGGCGGCGCCTCCGTTCCCGCGTTCGATCGTCGGCAAAGAGCCCGACGAAGACATGGGTGTAGTCGTCGCCACCGGTCGAGCACTGCCGTCGTGCGGACGTGCGCCAGCGCCCTAGCCGCGTGTACGCGCAGTAGAGCTCTGTCGTGGCTCCGTCGTTGGAGGCGAAGTCGTATGACGAACGGATAGGCCGGGATATGCACGGCCATGAGGCCGCAGTGCATGAGCATGCACCCCCTGGGTTTGGCGGCCGCGACAGGGACAAGGAACTAGATTTGCCGGAGAGCCGGAGAGGTGCCATACACAGAGCAGCAGATAGGCCAAAAACGCCAGCCTCCCGTGCTCTGTCGCGTATATCGCCGCCCCCTCGTGGACGCGTGCGTGCACTGGGCGCCGTCGTCCTCGTCCGGCCGGGCGACGCGCGGGCAGCTTCTACGACCTGGCCGCGCGCTCACAGCGGCTCCGTGCCCGCCGTAATCGGTGGGACCGGATCTGGGGCGGGGGCCGCCGGATCTGGACGAGGCAGCCTCCCGGCCGTGCGCTGCCGACAGCCTTGCCAGCTCGCCCGCCGGCCGCTACTCTTGATCTCCCGCCCCTCGCCGGATCCGTGGTGGGGGTTGCCGGATCCGGGGCCGGAGGGCTTAGATCCGGCGTTCCTAGCTCCCGCCAGCCATCTTTGTTGGCAGAAAAGTCTGAGCTCTAAtggggaggaggagagaggaggagagggagggagaggtgGAGGCTGCTGCGGAATGCCTTTTTGAGCACCGCAgcgggccgccgccaccgctagctggagagcggcggcggcggccaggggAGCCATCGTGGCCGGTGGCCTCGGCGGCAGTGGCTAGTTTCGCCCCCTGAGTCGCCCCTCTGGGAGAGACGACCGCTTGGGCCTCCTGCGTCAGCAATGGTATGGTCAGTTTTTTCTTTCTTATGCTCTTGGGGCCTTTTTTTCAGAGAGATCTTCTTGGGGCCTGTTATCTGTATCAGAGTCAGCACCAGCAGAAAAATGCTAGCTCACCCATTTCCAATTCGCTAGCTCCCGGCTGCCTGATGCCTTGATTGGTGGCCCTGGCCGATCGCTAGCTGTCTCTCTCTACAGGGAGCAGGCTGCGGCcagcaacaacaaaagaccagaACGCGTATCGAATATCCCCAGTCGCCCGCATCGAGCGGCCGCGCCGGCGGCCATGCGTTTTGCTGTCAGAAAACAGCTGACCAATCACCAATGGCAACTAACCCACGCGCTGAATTAACTAGCTTATCGTCGGGGGTACACAGCATACCCCATCTGGCCACAGGCCACGGATGTAAAGGACGGACGCGCGCGGCAGATGCTGCAAGCAACCGCAAGAATATTCGCACGATGAAAGCGCCTTGCGAACCAAACGATGCTGAGCCGATCGGAATCGGAATAATCCCTCCCTCTTCCATGTGATATTGCATCAGTCTAGCAATCATGTGTTTTATATAGTTTTAACACATAAAATTTTTtcaccataggattaagatccaacagcctccaccaTTCTTCTACCTCTACTCTACAGCCTCCACAGATCACAGATCACATATCACAAGTCATATTTTTTTTCTACGGAAGAACAGATCgcagatccgccgccgccgcgagctcaccggtgagaaagagagagggagagagataaaaaaaaatccatgtgtattttttactaaaacacatgtgtgttgtacaGTATTTCtgtattatattttatttatttgttatcGTTTCTTTTTTTCTCGTTCGTTCACTCATGTGCCCATTGATGCGGTCGAACGCCAGAAAATTGTTCAAAGCCAGCTGTCAACGTGCGTGCTTCTGATTTCTGAATGCGTCGGTTTATATATATTATACTGACTGATGAGCGCCGGATAAGCATGGACGGACAGAGATAGAGTTGTTAACCATTGTTGACTCCAACTTCTGCAAGAGGGCATGCACGAGACAAGGACGTGCAACTTATCGGAGATCTACGGGTATCCAACGTGAAAGGCACAGCAAACATGCAACAAACCAGGCTACGACAAGCGGTTCGGCCTCAACGAAGAATCGCACGGAACGGAGTACTCGTTCAGAAAACATGCATGTTGATCAAAGAGATTAGCAGTACTGATGTAGCTGGATCATGGCCCTTGATCTGCTGTAGTAGGGAGTTCTGAACTTCTGATCTCTGCTGCAAACCTAATTGTTGTATGTTGAGATCCGCTGAACCAAATGAAATGAAGCTCAGGACGGTTGACTTCCAATTCTTGCCTAACCAAAACTATGGTATGCCAAAATTTTTAGTCATCAATTAGTTCATTGCCAAAGAATTGGTACACCGATCTTCGAGGAGCTGAAAACgactttaaaaaaaaatcattcaACAACACTTCAACCATTCACAATTCAATCCATAACAACGTGCTACTCGTAATTACTACTTGATTGAAAGACAACACGCAGGCAACGAATATGTATATAGAAATAATATGTGATTCTCAGGGCGAAAATTTTGGGATCTGCCCGGAAATTAAAAGTCAGGAAGCCTCAAGAAAACTGCTATTAGCTCTCCATGTATGTACACATGACACAGCAACCCAACTCATGATCAGTTCTTCTCTTGGGCGCACGCACACGGACCGCCCAATCTCCCTGTATGCATGGCCTGGCTGCACTACAACCTCTCACAGACTGATGAATCTGTTCTGTTCTAATATTGCCACCGATGTGCAAGCAAAGCCGCGACGCTATCTCTACACTCTCATCCGACGATCTTCCGCAAATTAAACGCAGCCTTACACGCATTTCCGGCTGTAGCCTTCAGACTTGTCttcgtcgctgctgctgctgtcgccgcCGCCGACGGTGGCCGTAGAGATGGCCACGCCTGATCCGGAGAACTGAAGCGGACCCTGGGGAGACCCGGAGCTGCTTTGCTCCTGAGGAGCCCAGAGGCCACCCACCAGCATGATCGGCTGGCTCACCGGAGCCGCACCGGGGGATCTTCTGTTGTGCAGCCGGTACTTCTGAATACGAACATGACACGATCGAATCAGTTTCCAAACAAGATAATATATCGCCAGAAATAGGCACTACTAAGAAGAAATAATGCCTGGACAAAGCGGATCATTGCTCACCTGGAGATGGCTTTTCACTTCATCATTTGTAAGCCCGTCCACCTGCATCACCTCCCTGATCTGCTTCGGAGTAGCAACTGCAATTACGATGAAATTTGTTAACACTTTCCCTAGCAGCTAGCAGAGAACCTTTTCTTTTCACAAATGATAGAAGACGATCGGTCTTGTATATATGTACCTTGAGGGCCGCCGAGTTGATGCAAAGCGGCGACGAACTGCTGGTGAAGCTCCGGCGACCAGCACCGCCTCGCCTTCCTGCTGGCCTGCTGCTGAGCCTCAGAGTGCAAGTTGACCCCAGGGCCAGACGGTGGCATGGTGGCACAGAATCTGCCGCTGGCGTTGTCGCTGGCAGCCACGGGAGAAATCGGCGCCTTAGATGCCGGCGATACCAACGACAGACCAGTGCCGGCAGAGCTGTCTTCTCTCCTGAAGAACGGCGGCGGCAGGGGTGGCACCGCCGCAACGGCCCTTATCGGCATGGGCGCGCCACCGAGCAACTTGGGCTCCGGCGAGGTGATTTCACTCCGTTGCTCTTTGTCAGACTGTAAGCACAAATAACAAGTCTTATTCAGTAAGTCTGAAAAAAATATTGATCGTGAGGACAGTAAAGCTCGAAATCATCACGGATAAATAAAAACTAAAACTACGACAGAAATCTGATGAAAATAACAAGCATGGCGTAGCAGAGTTGCATGCTCTACCTCGTCCGATTTGGCGTCGCCGTCCACCCACAACTGAGCGGTGCTCATCCATTTCCGCTTGTCGCCGTCGTCCGCCTTCGCCTCCGCGTCTCCGCCCCTCTTGGCGGCCTCCTGCTTCAACTCGTCGATCACTGCAGGCCAGGGCGCACGAACCACCGCGTCAGCGAACCGGGGCGGAGAGAAGAAACAGACCAAGAGACCACGACGCGTAAACTGTACACAGAGAGGAGGAGAGCGAGAGAGGCCTCTAgttctcaccgtcggcgaggagGCGCGCGCAGAGCGGGAGCTCGCGCCTGAAAACCTCGATCTTCTTGCGCTCCTCCTCGAGGCTCCTGATACAGGACTCGATCCCTGCCGCCGGCGCCCCcttggccgcggccgccgccatcCCGCCGGCGCTCCGCGCGGCGAACAGCCTGAGGTCCAGCCCCAGATCCAGGCCCATCCCGATCTCGCCGACGTCCAGCCCCATGCAGCACGCGAACGAGACGAGAAACAACTGACGAGGGCGAGCACCACCACGAGGAATCTTTGTGCGCAGAAGAATCGGCGACCGGAAGCCGAGACGAAGAAACAAGAGAGCAAAAGAGGCGGAGGCGGTGGGTGACTGCGTGCGAGGGGATCTGGATTCCGGAGGTGCGCCCGCCCTGGCATATATAGACGGGCGGCGGCGAGCGGGGCGAATGGAATCTGCGAGCTGGACCGCAGGATGGGCGGAGAGAGAGACACCGCGCCCCACAAGGCCACAGCCAGCAACCACGCGGCGCGTGGGGTGGGTGGGCGCGCTGCGTTGCCGATTCCTCACGTCGCGTCCAGCGCGAGAAGCTCGCGGCCGGACGTCTCTCACAACACTCCTCGGTGAATCAGGGATCCCTCGATCGGTGCGGCGCGGCCTCGAGTTACCGCTTCTCACGCGCGCTCCCGACACGCCCCCCGCGCTTCCCCGATTTCGCACCCTAGCCCGTCTGCGTGTGCGTGTTTTTGCGCCTACACCCCTCGCGTCCCTCCGAGGATTACGGCGGGGTCCCTTCCGTTTTTGCTTTAGCTTACGTTCCGTGCAAGTAACATGCGTGTTGAAGCGTATCGGGGCGCCTTGACAGCTTGCGTGCGTGCCCTGGTGAGATCCTGCCTGGATGACGATGCCTTTTTTTAGACGTGAATCGTCCGTGATGATTCTTCTCGTCTCCTTGTCTCACGGTCACGGCACGGGCGGGCCAAGGAGGCCCATCAGTTTCGGATTGGCGTTTCGGAACGTCTGGAGGGCGTGGGCCGACATGGATGGGATCCCTTTGCTTTTGTTGTTGGCAGCACGAGCAACGCTACAAAGTACGGTGGTCCTGCCGTTTGTTTTCTCTGGTTGTCCTCGCGCACGATGGAAGTCCAAGTCGGGTTCCTTCCACGGCTCTATATGGAGATCTTTTCCCCTGGGAATCTGGGAAAAAGGTTAAACTTCAGTTGTTTAATTTGGCAAGACTCGAGTAGCAAAGTGGCGTGTCATTTTTTTTTCAAGAAACACGGTGCATATCTCACTCTAGCTAGGGGAAAAAGTATCTTGAGATCATCTAAAGTTGGTGCACCAATGGCTAAGGCACAACACTCTGCTAGTGTCATAGTCGTCGGACCGCCAACGCTGCCCTCCATCTCAAATCAAAGTTATCTCCACACTCGTCAAATATCGGGAATTCCCATTGCTAAAACTACTTCGTCAATATAcacttatttttgcaaacatAAAGGACTAGTACGCAAGAGTGCCACATCTCATGCATTTGGCCCGTCTAGATCCTTGATTAAAATCCATTTCAATAATCATAATTAAGGCACAAATCAATTAAGTTAAAATGACAATCTACATAATCTATTTATATATTTTTGCTGGCCACATGAGAAAGATATTTATGTACCGCACTGCCGCTACACGCGAGCGAGTCAAAGAGCATGGTAT
It encodes:
- the LOC136472652 gene encoding transcription factor HHO3-like isoform X3, with translation MGLDVGEIGMGLDLGLDLRLFAARSAGGMAAAAAKGAPAAGIESCIRSLEEERKKIEVFRRELPLCARLLADVIDELKQEAAKRGGDAEAKADDGDKRKWMSTAQLWVDGDAKSDESDKEQRSEITSPEPKLLGGAPMPIRAVAAVPPLPPPFFRREDSSAGTGLSLVSPASKAPISPVAASDNASGRFCATMPPSGPGVNLHSEAQQQASRKARRCWSPELHQQFVAALHQLGGPQVATPKQIREVMQVDGLTNDEVKSHLQKYRLHNRRSPGAAPVSQPIMLVGGLWAPQEQSSSGSPQGPLQFSGSGVAISTATVGGGDSSSSDEDKSEGYSRKCV
- the LOC136472652 gene encoding transcription factor HHO5-like isoform X1, whose translation is MPGRAHLRNPDPLARSHPPPPPLLLSCFFVSASGRRFFCAQRFLVVVLALVSCFSSRSRAAWGWTSARSGWAWIWGWTSGCSPRGAPAGWRRPRPRGRRRQGSSPVSGASRRSARRSRFSGASSRSARASSPTVRTRGLSRSPPLCVQFTRRGLLVCFFSPPRFADAVVRAPWPAVIDELKQEAAKRGGDAEAKADDGDKRKWMSTAQLWVDGDAKSDESDKEQRSEITSPEPKLLGGAPMPIRAVAAVPPLPPPFFRREDSSAGTGLSLVSPASKAPISPVAASDNASGRFCATMPPSGPGVNLHSEAQQQASRKARRCWSPELHQQFVAALHQLGGPQVATPKQIREVMQVDGLTNDEVKSHLQKYRLHNRRSPGAAPVSQPIMLVGGLWAPQEQSSSGSPQGPLQFSGSGVAISTATVGGGDSSSSDEDKSEGYSRKCV
- the LOC136472652 gene encoding transcription factor NIGTH1-like isoform X2, which produces MPGRAHLRNPDPLARSHPPPPPLLLSCFFVSASGRRFFCAQRFLVVVLALVSCFSSRSRAAWGWTSARSGWAWIWGWTSGCSPRGAPAGWRRPRPRGRRRQGSSPVSGASRRSARRSRFSGASSRSARASSPTSDKEQRSEITSPEPKLLGGAPMPIRAVAAVPPLPPPFFRREDSSAGTGLSLVSPASKAPISPVAASDNASGRFCATMPPSGPGVNLHSEAQQQASRKARRCWSPELHQQFVAALHQLGGPQVATPKQIREVMQVDGLTNDEVKSHLQKYRLHNRRSPGAAPVSQPIMLVGGLWAPQEQSSSGSPQGPLQFSGSGVAISTATVGGGDSSSSDEDKSEGYSRKCV